The genomic window CTACGAGGAGGCGATCGCGAACGCCGTCGAGAAGGCGTCGCAGTCGCTAAGGGGACTTGCCTGGTTCGAGGTCACCGAGCACCACGGCAAGATCGTGGACGGAA from Thermodesulfobacteriota bacterium includes these protein-coding regions:
- a CDS encoding dodecin, translated to MGKTYKKIELVGVSPKSYEEAIANAVEKASQSLRGLAWFEVTEHHGKIVDGKVAEYQAVLKVAFKLD